Proteins encoded together in one Pseudomonadota bacterium window:
- a CDS encoding methyl-accepting chemotaxis protein: MWKTFLDDVFAHQRNIVRDIVQPLRGDSERNARLARVELIGTSQGQVAVSPIVIVLMALLSLLFHDSVGGGFILAGATTVSLTSLIFLRLHWALLQSQKAMADDQAGYRVFGTMFVAMVIITAWGWSAIFAGFFQSDDSAIHAMTMAVAVAIVTMGSLCYFKSPLINMIWLASVSTGFAFSLYIGRISLPIIFYPLFVMFIFSLWRVLMMQWNSFSRSVAQAEELAAAETAKAASEAERIALESSRKIEAAEIVEQERLEHFAARERERQALSRDFETSVGRTVTALTKAIDMLATTTADIHRIGSDAENRAKTVYERTTNVSNAVQSAASAVSQLSAAAEEILTQTNEQSQAAQNIRQASLQGQNKVHALSGHAESTGEVATVIETIAQQTNLLALNATIEAARAGEAGKGFAVVAHEVKNLAAQTQNAIGSVNEKVEAMRSNVGETVNSIADITGEIDQLANGAGQIASAITQQSNATQDIGRNVGHVAQEADNVRCDTENMAEASREIRCLADDMRSVMGNLEQEADNLKQASHNFLAALETRATGS, from the coding sequence ATGTGGAAGACATTTCTGGACGATGTGTTTGCGCATCAGCGCAATATCGTCCGCGATATTGTCCAGCCATTGCGCGGTGACAGCGAACGGAATGCGCGGCTGGCACGGGTGGAATTGATCGGCACCAGCCAGGGACAGGTCGCTGTGTCCCCCATTGTCATCGTGCTGATGGCCCTCCTGTCGTTACTGTTCCATGATTCCGTTGGCGGCGGCTTTATCCTCGCCGGTGCAACCACCGTTTCGCTGACCAGTCTCATCTTTCTGCGCTTGCACTGGGCATTGCTGCAGTCGCAAAAGGCAATGGCCGATGACCAGGCAGGCTATCGCGTTTTCGGCACCATGTTCGTTGCCATGGTGATCATCACCGCATGGGGGTGGAGTGCGATATTCGCCGGATTCTTCCAGTCCGACGATAGCGCGATCCATGCCATGACAATGGCGGTAGCAGTGGCCATCGTCACTATGGGGTCGCTATGCTATTTCAAGTCACCTTTGATCAATATGATCTGGCTGGCCAGCGTCTCCACAGGCTTTGCTTTCTCGCTGTATATCGGCCGGATCAGCCTGCCGATAATCTTTTACCCGCTATTCGTGATGTTCATCTTTTCGCTGTGGCGAGTCCTGATGATGCAGTGGAACTCCTTTTCGCGCTCGGTGGCGCAGGCGGAGGAGCTCGCCGCCGCCGAAACCGCCAAGGCTGCCAGCGAGGCCGAGCGCATCGCGCTCGAATCCAGCCGCAAGATCGAAGCGGCGGAAATTGTCGAGCAGGAGCGGCTGGAGCATTTTGCCGCCCGCGAACGCGAACGCCAGGCCCTGTCGCGCGATTTCGAAACCAGTGTCGGTCGCACCGTTACCGCGCTGACCAAGGCCATCGATATGCTGGCCACCACCACTGCCGATATCCATCGCATCGGATCCGATGCCGAGAATCGCGCCAAGACCGTTTATGAGCGTACCACCAATGTCAGCAATGCGGTGCAGTCCGCCGCAAGTGCTGTCAGCCAGCTTTCCGCTGCGGCGGAGGAAATCCTTACCCAGACGAATGAACAGAGCCAGGCGGCACAGAATATCCGCCAAGCCTCGCTGCAGGGGCAGAATAAGGTCCATGCCCTGAGCGGCCATGCCGAGAGCACCGGTGAGGTGGCGACGGTTATCGAGACCATTGCGCAGCAGACAAATCTGCTCGCACTCAACGCCACGATCGAGGCAGCGCGTGCCGGTGAGGCGGGCAAAGGCTTTGCGGTCGTCGCGCATGAGGTCAAGAATCTGGCGGCGCAGACGCAAAATGCCATTGGCTCGGTCAATGAGAAGGTCGAGGCGATGCGGAGCAATGTCGGCGAGACGGTGAACAGCATCGCCGACATCACCGGCGAGATAGACCAGCTGGCCAATGGCGCAGGGCAGATCGCCAGCGCGATCACCCAGCAATCCAACGCGACGCAGGATATTGGCCGCAATGTCGGCCATGTCGCCCAGGAAGCCGATAATGTCCGCTGCGACACCGAGAATATGGCCGAAGCGTCGCGTGAAATTCGCTGTCTTGCCGACGACATGCGTTCGGTCATGGGTAATCTGGAACAAGAAGCAGACAATCTGAAACAGGCGTCGCACAACTTCCTTGCCGCGCTTGAGACCCGCGCGACCGGCAGCTGA